A window of the Sabethes cyaneus chromosome 1, idSabCyanKW18_F2, whole genome shotgun sequence genome harbors these coding sequences:
- the LOC128742519 gene encoding rac GTPase-activating protein 1 encodes MELSIIAQHDDLRRCSDILRDGKAELEFLKFVQHQDDCRLRWLKLSQDAQRLQRELDTALRQMSDLDTKLFFARKLLEEETRARKRAEHEREEMEKKINAVHELIRNEYHIKDETKQQLASINLLSNKRKSINVRHGERLGNEINSTGSFLSDLSLTQSEDDFININASSELWKPFRPSEPKKLNNKRAKLSTDKTQTSNIKETKKVIEIGPNENIVAHTKVSVPQDDGPILAESIIHAMPPQQQPSNSKSTPAKSSTAKENISPNLFKTPTKADSKYYKGNMYTPSAPPIEEVEPSIHEGNIVTPTVKARLIKQHVFAPKTFLKYSESCTCCQQRIRFGSVGLRCRECKAVLHSDCQERLTIACVPQSAGTPTVKGQQAGCLSDYTPNVGPMIPGLIVHCVNEIETRGLSEVGIYRISGAEREIRSLKEKFLRGKTVPNLSSIDIHVLCGCIKDFLRSLREPLIPQALWLDFSNAVQTISSKQKQKELFDLIARMPQPNRDTLAYLIQHFQRVAECKEIKMPLDNLAKVFAPTIVGFTSPKLDPQIVFAETVVQCNIMSSLLNIQTDYWSQFVDLKGPTDDEKLQKEYELTKPFVVRNTPKGGRKERKFYATPPYPKKLN; translated from the exons aTGGAATTGTCGATTATAGCTCAACATGATGATTTACGAAGATGTTCAGATATTTTACGAGACGGAAAAGCAGAGCTAG aatttttaaaattcgTGCAGCATCAGGATGATTGTCGCTTACGATGGTTGAAGCTTTCCCAGGATGCGCAGAGACTTCAACGAGAACTTGATACAGCTCTACGACAAATGTCGGATCTGGATACTAAGCTATTTTTTGCTCGCAAATTGCTTGAAGAGGAAACTAGGGCCAGGAAGCGCGCAGAGCATGAACGAGAGGAAATG GAAAAGAAAATCAATGCTGTACATGAATTGATAAGAAATGAGTACCACATCAAAGATGAGACCAAACAACAGCTTGCTTCTATAAATCTGCTTTCTAACAAAAGAAAATCCATCAATGTTCGTCATGGCGAGAGATTGGGAAACGAAATCAACTCTACAGGTTCATTTTTATCGGATCTTTCCCTAACACAATCTGAAGACGattttataaatataaatgcTAGCAGCGAACTTTGGAAACCCTTTCGGCCATCTGAACCTAAAAAACTTAATAATAAACGTGCAAAACTTAGTACGGATAAAACGCAAACAAGTAATATTAAAGAAACTAAAAAGGTAATCGAAATTGGTCCAAACGAAAATATTGTTGCGCATACGAAGGTTTCTGTACCACAAGATGATGGGCCAATACTTGCGGAATCAATCATTCATGCTATGCCGCCGCAACAGCAACCTTCCAATTCAAAATCGACGCCAGCAAAAAGTTCAACGGCTAAAGAAAATATATCTCCAAATTTGTTTAAAACTCCTACAAA AGCcgattcaaaatattacaaAGGAAACATGTACACACCATCGGCACCTCCAATTGAGGAAGTGGAACCATCCATACATGAAGGGAATATTGTAACGCCAACCGTAAAAGCTAGATTGATAAAACAGCATGTGTTTGCTCCGAAGACGTTTCTTAAATACTCCGAGTCTTGTACATGTTGTCAGCAAAG AATACGTTTTGGTTCAGTGGGTCTACGTTGCCGCGAATGTAAGGCCGTATTGCATTCCGATTGCCAAGAACGGTTGACAATTGCTTGTGTTCCACAGAGTGCTGGGACTCCGACAGTTAAGGGGCAACAGGCGGGTTGCTTGTCAGATTATACGCCGAACGTAGGACCAATGATACCGGGgctaattgtacattgtgtcAACGAGATCGAAACCCGTGGGCTATCAGAAGTGGGGATTTACCGTATTTCCGGTGCTGAAAGAGAAATTCGCtcactgaaagaaaaatttcTCCGCGGTAAAACGGTTCCGAATTTGAGTAGTATTGATATACACGTGCTGTGTGGATGTATTAAAGATTTTCTTCGTTCGTTACGAGAGCCGCTTATACCGCAGGCATTGTGGCTGGATTTCTCAAATGCAGTTCAAACGATTTCtagcaaacaaaaacaaaaagagcTGTTTGATTTAATAGCTCGTATGCCACAGCCGAATCGCGATACGTTGGCCTACTTGATACAGCACTTTCAGCGAGTAGCTGAATGCAAGGAGATCAAAATGCCATTGGACAATTTGGCCAAAGTATTCGCTCCTACCATAGTTGGCTTTACCAGTCCCAAATTGGATCCTCAGATAGTATTTGCCGAAACAGTAGTTCAGTGTAAT ATAATGAGCAGTTTGTTAAATATTCAAACAGACTATTGGTCCCAGTTCGTAGATCTCAAAGGGCCCACCGACGATGAAAAGCTGCAAAAGGAATATGAATTAACTAAACCTTTCGTTG TCCGAAACACACCTAAAGGTGGTAGAAAAGAGCGCAAATTTTATGCTACACCTCCATACCcgaaaaaattaaactaa